The following are encoded in a window of Candidatus Hydrogenedentota bacterium genomic DNA:
- a CDS encoding sugar phosphate isomerase/epimerase yields the protein VTLLMETGQETAQSLLMFLDAMKKRGARNIAVNFDPANMILYNMDNPIEALRALVPHVKQVHVKDARRTSVKGQWGEEVVVGTGEVDWVAFVRILAEADFDGGYIFEREAGDNRVGDIAQGIRALTAVMKQASG from the coding sequence CGTTACGCTGCTGATGGAGACCGGCCAGGAAACCGCGCAATCGCTGCTGATGTTTCTTGACGCGATGAAGAAGCGCGGCGCCCGGAATATTGCGGTCAACTTCGATCCCGCCAACATGATCCTCTACAACATGGACAATCCGATTGAGGCGCTGCGCGCGCTCGTGCCGCACGTGAAGCAGGTGCATGTCAAGGATGCCCGGCGAACGTCAGTCAAGGGTCAGTGGGGCGAGGAAGTCGTCGTCGGCACGGGCGAAGTGGACTGGGTCGCGTTTGTCCGCATCCTGGCCGAGGCGGACTTCGACGGCGGCTATATCTTCGAACGCGAAGCAGGCGATAACAGGGTCGGTGACATCGCGCAGGGCATCCGCGCGCTGACCGCCGTAATGAAACAAGCGTCAGGTTGA